In Aerococcus loyolae, a genomic segment contains:
- a CDS encoding IS30 family transposase, translating to MKHSNTKPRSYTHLSAEKRGIIQAMHQEGHKQKEIADAVGVNQCTISRELKRGKTRQMNYDHTYVDVYLAETGSRVYKDNRSNSKARGALYGKSNFIKAFEEALLTPKEDRIFSVDTFIHDYRRKHPLERVPCTKTMYKYINLGLLNVRNIDLPMKTRIRPRKQPSEPRGTNKKVFGKSIDQRCPDVLSREEFGHWELDLVIGKKTKGEPCLITLVERKTRKFLTKKTWKWDADSIVKSVKKVILKEGQACFKTLTTDNGSEFSKLSQLEYALKDLEVFFAHAYSAWEKGSNERHNRMLREFLPKGTSFKKLTYQELAHYTNTINNRFRKVLDYQTPNDCYNLEVAKLQETLKEAG from the coding sequence ATGAAACATTCTAACACGAAACCTAGATCATATACACACCTTTCTGCAGAAAAACGCGGAATTATCCAAGCAATGCACCAAGAAGGACATAAACAGAAAGAGATTGCTGACGCCGTTGGCGTCAATCAATGCACCATATCTCGTGAACTAAAACGTGGAAAAACACGTCAAATGAACTATGATCATACCTACGTTGATGTCTATCTTGCAGAAACTGGCTCGCGTGTTTATAAAGATAATCGGTCAAATTCTAAAGCCAGAGGCGCTTTGTATGGAAAATCTAACTTCATTAAAGCCTTTGAGGAAGCCTTACTGACACCTAAAGAAGACCGTATTTTCAGTGTTGATACGTTTATTCATGATTACCGCAGAAAACACCCTTTAGAAAGAGTTCCTTGCACCAAAACCATGTATAAATATATCAATCTTGGTTTATTAAATGTGAGGAATATTGATCTTCCTATGAAAACAAGGATTCGTCCAAGAAAACAACCTAGTGAACCGCGTGGGACGAATAAAAAGGTATTTGGAAAAAGCATTGATCAGCGATGCCCAGACGTCCTTTCAAGAGAAGAATTTGGTCACTGGGAGCTTGACCTCGTGATAGGAAAGAAGACTAAAGGAGAGCCATGTCTTATTACTCTAGTTGAACGGAAAACGCGAAAATTCCTCACCAAGAAGACTTGGAAGTGGGATGCAGATTCCATTGTAAAATCGGTTAAAAAGGTGATTCTTAAAGAGGGTCAAGCGTGTTTTAAAACCTTAACGACCGATAACGGCAGTGAATTTTCTAAACTATCTCAGCTTGAGTATGCTCTGAAGGATTTGGAAGTCTTTTTCGCCCATGCCTATTCAGCTTGGGAAAAAGGCAGTAATGAGAGACATAATCGCATGTTAAGAGAATTCTTGCCCAAAGGGACAAGCTTTAAAAAGCTGACATACCAGGAACTCGCACACTATACGAATACAATAAATAATCGCTTTAGAAAGGTCTTAGATTATCAAACCCCTAACGACTGTTATAACCTAGAAGTTGCGAAACTTCAGGAAACGCTTAAAGAAGCAGGCTAA
- a CDS encoding LacI family DNA-binding transcriptional regulator, translating to MNKRVTIQEVADQAGVSKTTVSRYLNKKYHKMSPATKKRIKSVIEDLGYRPSRQAQALKSKRSYLIGVVIADISNMYASLLLKGMSQVFNQAKWQMIILDSLGEVNLERQYLERLIDQNVDGIILQPAAITSQNYQFIEELQLPLILADRKTYPSKWLTIGTDNEAVITQLFAQINLADYQAFVVVSEVLAPVSTRQDRYQAVVAACDPDPVQLIEVGQAHWQEAILDLAGQRKTLFFCNNGRVMIEVLRILKQGQFQVPQEVGVTGFDDWHMTDMIGPGITSIEQPTEKIGAALATNLLQAIQAEQELEPGYQAIPSHISLRSSL from the coding sequence ATGAATAAACGTGTAACCATCCAAGAAGTAGCCGACCAAGCCGGAGTGTCTAAAACCACGGTGTCGCGCTATCTGAATAAGAAATATCATAAAATGTCGCCTGCTACCAAAAAGCGAATTAAAAGCGTCATTGAAGACTTAGGCTACCGGCCCAGCCGTCAAGCCCAAGCTCTAAAGTCCAAGCGCTCCTATCTCATTGGTGTGGTGATTGCTGATATTTCTAATATGTACGCCTCCTTACTGCTCAAGGGGATGAGCCAGGTCTTTAACCAGGCCAAGTGGCAGATGATTATTTTGGACTCCTTGGGGGAGGTTAACTTGGAACGCCAGTACTTGGAGCGCTTAATTGATCAGAATGTGGATGGAATTATCCTCCAACCAGCAGCCATCACCAGTCAAAATTACCAGTTTATTGAGGAGTTGCAGCTTCCTCTCATCCTGGCTGACCGTAAAACCTATCCCAGCAAGTGGTTAACCATTGGCACCGATAATGAAGCAGTGATCACTCAGCTGTTTGCCCAGATTAACCTCGCTGACTACCAAGCCTTTGTGGTGGTGAGTGAAGTTTTGGCCCCGGTTTCTACCCGTCAGGACCGCTATCAAGCCGTTGTGGCTGCTTGTGACCCGGACCCTGTCCAATTAATTGAAGTTGGTCAGGCTCACTGGCAGGAAGCCATCTTAGACCTGGCTGGCCAGCGGAAGACCCTCTTTTTTTGTAATAATGGTCGGGTTATGATCGAAGTTTTGCGTATTTTGAAGCAGGGCCAATTCCAAGTCCCCCAAGAGGTGGGGGTGACGGGCTTTGATGATTGGCACATGACCGATATGATTGGCCCTGGCATTACCAGTATTGAACAACCCACTGAGAAAATAGGAGCAGCCTTAGCCACAAACTTACTGCAAGCTATCCAGGCAGAACAAGAATTAGAGCCAGGTTACCAAGCTATTCCTTCTCATATCTCTTTACGGTCCTCACTTTAA
- the rplL gene encoding 50S ribosomal protein L7/L12 yields the protein MALNIEQIIADLKEATILELADLVSAIEEEFGVSAAAPVAVAGAGAGEAAAEEKTDFDVELTEAGAAKIKVIKAVREATGLGLKEAKDLVDGAPAVVKEGLPKEEAEALKAAIEEAGGKAELK from the coding sequence ATGGCTTTAAATATTGAACAAATTATTGCTGACTTAAAAGAAGCAACAATCTTAGAATTAGCTGACTTAGTATCAGCAATTGAAGAAGAATTCGGCGTTTCTGCTGCAGCTCCTGTAGCAGTTGCAGGTGCAGGTGCTGGCGAAGCAGCAGCTGAAGAAAAAACTGACTTCGACGTTGAATTAACCGAAGCAGGCGCAGCTAAGATCAAAGTGATCAAAGCTGTTCGTGAAGCAACTGGCTTAGGCTTGAAAGAAGCTAAAGACTTAGTTGACGGCGCTCCAGCAGTTGTTAAAGAAGGTCTTCCTAAAGAAGAAGCCGAAGCTCTTAAAGCTGCTATCGAAGAAGCCGGCGGTAAAGCTGAACTTAAATAA
- the rplJ gene encoding 50S ribosomal protein L10 yields MSEQAIAKKQQEVDAIVERINNSISFVVVDYLGLTVSEVTELRKQLRDEDVFFKVIKNTMMRRALDQAGIEYHEEVFQGPTAVAFSAEDAVAPARILANFAKDAEALSLKGGVIDGKIMTKEEIHKIASLPSRDGLLSMLLSVLQAPVRNVAYAVKAVQDKLEEDAPAEAAE; encoded by the coding sequence GTGAGTGAACAAGCTATTGCTAAAAAACAACAAGAAGTTGATGCAATTGTTGAACGTATTAATAATTCAATTTCCTTCGTGGTAGTTGACTATTTAGGTCTTACAGTTTCTGAGGTTACTGAGTTGCGTAAACAATTACGTGACGAAGATGTTTTCTTCAAAGTAATTAAGAATACCATGATGCGTCGTGCTTTAGACCAAGCTGGTATTGAATACCATGAAGAAGTCTTCCAAGGACCTACTGCTGTGGCTTTTTCTGCCGAAGACGCTGTTGCACCAGCCCGTATCTTAGCTAACTTTGCTAAAGATGCTGAAGCCCTATCACTTAAAGGTGGGGTTATCGACGGTAAGATCATGACTAAAGAAGAAATCCACAAGATTGCTTCCTTACCAAGTCGCGACGGTTTACTATCCATGTTACTTTCTGTATTGCAAGCACCAGTCCGCAATGTGGCTTACGCTGTTAAAGCAGTACAAGACAAGTTGGAAGAAGATGCTCCAGCTGAAGCAGCTGAATAA
- the rplA gene encoding 50S ribosomal protein L1: MAKQSKKLKAAYEKIDASKKYDAKEAIELLKEVDFANFDASFEVSYRLGIEVKKNDQQIRGAMVLPKGTGKSQTVLVFAQGEKAQEAKDAGADYVGDDDLVQKINDGWMDFDVVVATPDMMGKIGRLGRVLGPKGLMPNPKTGTVTQDVTKAVNDIKAGQIEYRADNGGNVHTLIGKVSFSTEDLLENFKAIHDTLVREKPAAAKGRYIRNLVITTTMGPGIQVDPSSIGEDI, translated from the coding sequence ATGGCAAAACAATCTAAGAAATTAAAAGCAGCATACGAAAAAATCGATGCAAGTAAAAAATACGATGCCAAAGAGGCTATCGAATTATTAAAAGAAGTTGACTTCGCTAATTTTGATGCTTCCTTTGAAGTATCTTACCGTTTAGGGATTGAAGTGAAGAAAAACGACCAACAAATCCGTGGGGCTATGGTTCTACCTAAAGGAACCGGTAAGAGCCAAACTGTTTTAGTCTTTGCTCAAGGCGAAAAAGCTCAAGAAGCTAAAGACGCTGGTGCAGATTACGTTGGTGACGACGACTTAGTTCAAAAAATCAACGATGGTTGGATGGACTTCGACGTTGTTGTAGCAACTCCAGACATGATGGGTAAAATTGGTCGTTTAGGTCGTGTCTTAGGACCTAAAGGTTTAATGCCAAACCCTAAGACTGGTACTGTTACCCAAGATGTAACTAAAGCAGTTAACGACATTAAAGCTGGTCAAATTGAATACCGTGCTGACAACGGTGGGAACGTTCATACCTTAATTGGTAAAGTTTCCTTCAGCACTGAAGACTTACTTGAAAACTTCAAGGCTATTCATGATACCTTAGTTCGTGAAAAACCAGCTGCAGCTAAGGGTCGTTACATCAGAAACTTAGTCATCACCACGACCATGGGCCCTGGGATCCAAGTGGACCCAAGCTCAATCGGTGAAGACATCTAA
- the rplK gene encoding 50S ribosomal protein L11 has translation MAKKVDSVVKLQIPAGQASPAPPVGPALGQAGINIMGFCKEFNAKTQEQQGYVIPVVITVYEDRSFTFVTKTPPAADLLKKAAKVEKGSGEPNKNKVATVTKDQVREIAETKMQDLNAADVEAAMRLIEGTARSMGIVVEG, from the coding sequence GTGGCTAAAAAAGTAGACTCAGTTGTTAAATTACAAATCCCTGCTGGGCAAGCAAGTCCTGCACCACCTGTTGGTCCTGCATTAGGTCAAGCGGGTATTAACATTATGGGATTCTGTAAGGAATTTAACGCTAAAACTCAAGAGCAACAAGGTTATGTTATTCCTGTTGTGATTACTGTTTATGAAGACCGTTCATTTACTTTTGTTACTAAGACCCCACCAGCAGCAGACTTATTGAAGAAAGCCGCTAAAGTGGAAAAAGGTTCCGGCGAACCTAACAAAAACAAAGTCGCTACCGTAACAAAAGATCAAGTACGTGAAATTGCAGAAACCAAAATGCAAGATCTTAACGCAGCCGACGTTGAAGCTGCTATGCGTTTGATTGAAGGTACTGCACGTTCAATGGGAATCGTTGTAGAAGGCTAA
- the nusG gene encoding transcription termination/antitermination protein NusG, whose protein sequence is MATEIEPQKQWYVLHTYSGYENKVKENLESRITSMDMEEYIFRVVVPEEEKLQKTKSGQEKVVKTQTFPGYVFVEMIMSDEAWFVVRNTPNVTGFLGSHGQGSKPVPLLPDEVHRLLRSQGISAPKRDISFENGEVVEVIDGAFLGLEGRIEEIDAEHQKLKLTIEMFGRETIAEVDFDQVDKLDA, encoded by the coding sequence ATGGCGACTGAAATTGAACCACAAAAACAATGGTATGTCCTGCATACTTATTCAGGATACGAAAATAAAGTCAAAGAAAACTTAGAAAGTCGGATTACTTCCATGGATATGGAAGAATATATCTTCCGTGTGGTCGTTCCGGAAGAAGAAAAATTACAAAAGACCAAATCAGGCCAAGAAAAGGTCGTCAAGACGCAAACTTTTCCGGGCTATGTTTTCGTGGAAATGATTATGAGTGATGAAGCTTGGTTTGTGGTCCGGAACACCCCGAATGTGACCGGCTTCTTAGGCTCTCATGGTCAAGGGTCCAAGCCCGTGCCCCTACTTCCAGACGAAGTGCACCGTCTCTTACGTTCCCAAGGTATATCTGCACCCAAACGCGATATTAGCTTTGAAAATGGTGAAGTGGTGGAAGTTATCGATGGGGCCTTCTTAGGCTTAGAAGGTCGCATTGAAGAGATCGATGCAGAACACCAAAAACTAAAATTAACGATCGAAATGTTTGGTCGGGAAACCATTGCGGAAGTGGACTTTGACCAAGTGGATAAATTAGACGCCTAA
- the secE gene encoding preprotein translocase subunit SecE — MINAFKELKKVTWPSGRELRRDTAIVIITIIIMAIFLGLTDEIVTQLFNLYIQL, encoded by the coding sequence ATGATTAACGCATTTAAAGAACTAAAAAAGGTGACCTGGCCGAGTGGACGTGAATTACGTCGCGACACCGCTATTGTTATCATTACTATTATCATCATGGCCATCTTCTTAGGCCTCACTGATGAAATTGTTACCCAACTATTTAACCTCTATATCCAACTCTAA
- the rpmG gene encoding 50S ribosomal protein L33, producing the protein MASNKIILACSECGSRNYTIKSNNTARTERLEVKKYCRFCNKHTLHKETK; encoded by the coding sequence ATGGCATCCAATAAAATCATTTTAGCTTGTTCTGAGTGTGGGTCCCGTAATTACACCATTAAGAGTAATAACACCGCCCGTACGGAGCGACTTGAAGTCAAGAAGTACTGTCGCTTTTGTAACAAGCACACCTTGCATAAGGAAACCAAGTAG
- a CDS encoding sigma-70 family RNA polymerase sigma factor, which translates to MEEKLSYEEMDNQYLIHLLVEGRDDRAFEVLYERHRSTVYFFLRKYYGHIEDVDDYFQLAAISLYEVCQDYQAKSLGYSYSLFAALGRRIESRIIDQMRKQGSKKRLPKAKRVYYDGILCEDGEAAFLNQIPQRHYSSPDQALLVKESYQSYQLTLSPLERAVLNGHLTQRSDEAMAQDLGVSVKQVRQAYYRLRAKWRRHQAAGD; encoded by the coding sequence GTGGAAGAAAAGCTTTCCTATGAGGAAATGGACAATCAATATTTAATTCATTTGTTAGTGGAAGGCCGCGATGACCGGGCCTTCGAAGTCTTATATGAGCGCCATCGTTCAACCGTTTATTTCTTTTTGCGTAAGTATTATGGCCATATTGAAGATGTCGATGATTATTTTCAGTTAGCGGCCATCAGTCTCTATGAAGTTTGTCAGGACTACCAGGCCAAATCCCTAGGCTATAGCTACAGCCTTTTTGCTGCTCTAGGCAGGCGGATTGAGAGCCGGATCATTGACCAAATGCGCAAGCAAGGCTCTAAAAAACGACTTCCCAAAGCAAAAAGAGTCTACTATGACGGTATCCTTTGTGAAGACGGGGAAGCTGCCTTCCTTAACCAGATTCCCCAAAGGCACTATTCCAGTCCCGACCAGGCCTTATTAGTGAAGGAAAGCTATCAATCTTACCAGCTGACCCTCTCGCCCTTAGAAAGGGCGGTCTTAAATGGCCATCTCACTCAAAGAAGTGATGAGGCGATGGCCCAAGACCTGGGTGTTTCGGTTAAGCAAGTCAGGCAAGCTTATTACCGCTTGCGGGCTAAGTGGCGCCGACACCAGGCTGCAGGGGATTAA
- a CDS encoding NYN domain-containing protein, which yields MRREVLIVDGYNMIGAWPELVKLKGQDDIEGARDQLLQRLSNYAAYHALECWVVFDAMFVPGLSKSYKKYRLNVVFTSEGQTADSYIEAMIQRQVGVLTNVTVATSDLAEQRLVFQQGAIRQSALELLKDVQQTEKNIRQGEKNHDRLALNYQRRNPWTYHQLQSLKNLLDDLSQTEE from the coding sequence ATGCGCAGGGAAGTACTTATTGTGGATGGTTATAATATGATCGGGGCTTGGCCAGAATTAGTCAAACTCAAGGGCCAAGACGATATTGAAGGTGCCCGCGACCAATTGCTACAGCGCTTATCTAACTATGCGGCTTACCATGCCTTGGAATGCTGGGTGGTTTTTGATGCCATGTTTGTCCCTGGACTCTCTAAGTCCTATAAGAAGTACCGCTTGAATGTGGTCTTTACCTCTGAAGGGCAAACGGCTGACTCTTACATTGAAGCCATGATCCAGCGTCAAGTGGGGGTCTTAACCAATGTTACGGTGGCTACCTCTGACCTGGCTGAACAGCGGCTGGTCTTTCAACAGGGGGCTATCCGTCAATCAGCCTTAGAACTCTTAAAGGATGTCCAACAAACCGAAAAAAACATCCGCCAAGGTGAAAAAAATCACGACCGGCTCGCCTTAAATTACCAAAGGCGTAATCCGTGGACCTATCACCAATTACAAAGCCTCAAGAACCTGCTGGATGATCTCAGTCAGACAGAGGAGTAA
- the rlmB gene encoding 23S rRNA (guanosine(2251)-2'-O)-methyltransferase RlmB, with translation MSSKSKKAATDFVLGYHAVQAALGSSQKIYQAYLQEGQHSKRHQAIEKELKEHQIPTSYRSKRDLDQLTQAANHQGFVLEVAAYQYYTVDDLFHRAQALDEDPFFILLDGIMDPHNLGSILRTADACGAHGIIIPKHRAAGVTPTVAKISTGAIEYVPVARVTNMTQTIEQLKEKGVWVFGTDMAGQDYWDMDASLPIALVIGNEEKGISPRVKKSLDGVLTIPMRGHVQSLNASVAAALVMYEVYGKRRLTP, from the coding sequence ATGAGTTCTAAGTCAAAAAAAGCCGCTACGGATTTCGTCTTGGGCTACCACGCGGTACAAGCTGCCTTAGGGAGCTCACAAAAAATCTATCAGGCATACCTGCAAGAAGGCCAACATTCTAAGCGCCATCAAGCCATTGAAAAGGAGCTGAAGGAACACCAAATTCCGACGAGCTACCGGTCAAAAAGGGATCTCGACCAGTTGACTCAGGCGGCTAACCACCAAGGCTTTGTCTTGGAAGTAGCTGCTTACCAGTATTATACGGTGGACGACTTATTCCACAGAGCCCAAGCTTTAGATGAAGATCCTTTCTTTATCCTTTTGGATGGGATTATGGATCCTCATAACCTGGGCAGTATCTTACGGACGGCAGATGCCTGTGGGGCTCATGGAATTATTATTCCTAAGCACCGGGCTGCTGGCGTGACACCCACTGTAGCTAAGATTTCTACCGGTGCTATTGAATATGTTCCTGTAGCTCGGGTAACCAATATGACCCAAACTATTGAACAATTAAAGGAAAAGGGGGTTTGGGTCTTTGGTACCGATATGGCGGGCCAAGATTATTGGGATATGGATGCCAGTTTACCGATTGCCCTAGTCATTGGTAACGAAGAGAAGGGAATTTCTCCTAGGGTCAAAAAGTCTTTAGATGGGGTCCTAACTATTCCCATGCGGGGCCATGTCCAAAGCTTGAATGCCAGTGTAGCGGCTGCTTTAGTCATGTATGAAGTCTATGGGAAACGGCGGCTGACTCCTTAA
- a CDS encoding Mini-ribonuclease 3, producing MDRKAVNQLSGLTLAYLGDAAWEIQVRTHLVASGLTRPHDLHERATHFVSAKSQAKLVKHLLDSQALTEVEVGIFKRGRNSQSHSSAKNADIHSYRQATGLEALMGYLYLVDTDRFQALTQASMAYLEEEEHEF from the coding sequence ATGGATAGGAAAGCAGTCAACCAATTAAGTGGCCTTACCCTGGCTTACCTGGGCGACGCGGCTTGGGAGATTCAGGTGCGGACCCATTTAGTGGCTAGTGGACTCACCCGCCCCCATGATCTCCATGAGCGGGCCACCCACTTTGTCAGTGCCAAGTCCCAAGCCAAGCTAGTCAAGCATTTATTGGATAGTCAGGCCTTAACTGAAGTGGAAGTGGGCATTTTTAAGCGGGGACGTAACAGCCAAAGTCACAGCTCGGCTAAAAATGCGGATATCCATTCTTACCGGCAAGCGACGGGTCTGGAAGCTTTAATGGGCTATTTATACCTGGTGGATACAGACCGTTTCCAGGCCTTGACCCAAGCCAGCATGGCCTACTTAGAGGAGGAAGAGCATGAGTTCTAA